One Aegilops tauschii subsp. strangulata cultivar AL8/78 chromosome 7, Aet v6.0, whole genome shotgun sequence genomic window carries:
- the LOC109756044 gene encoding BTB/POZ and MATH domain-containing protein 1 gives MENTCISFTAVARSARMLKIDGFSLTESMDHDDCVRSRWTFDGYEWEVRVYPAMTSSAGGGGGAYVVLEVAFLSKPRKGSVRAAIGCRLVDPRGILKPSNEISISKVFSRPQECSTKAAVVGRRALAASAFLRGDSFTMECTIEVLKELPDTVTDPVEEVPVPSSNLGRHLALLLQSEAGADVTFLVSGESFAAHKSILAARSPVFMAQFFGDMREKCSQSVVIEDMEAAVFKALLHYIYTDTVAEFDEKGEEMTMLAQHLLAAADRYGLDRLKLICEGKLSDGINIDTAATSLALAELHNCPRLKAKCVQFIIRNREVLDAVLATEGYKYLAASCPSVLADLLKSSLRVG, from the coding sequence ATGGAGAACACCTGCATAAGCTTCACCGCCGTAGCGCGCTCGGCGCGGATGCTCAAGATCGACGGCTTCAGCCTGACCGAGAGCATGGACCACGACGACTGCGTCAGATCCAGGTGGACCTTCGACGGGTACGAGTGGGAGGTCCGCGTCTACCCAGCGATGACCAGCTCTGCCGGCGGTGGGGGCGGCGCCTACGTGGTGCTGGAGGTGGCCTTCCTCAGCAAGCCCCGCAAGGGCAGCGTGAGGGCGGCCATAGGCTGCCGGCTGGTCGACCCGAGAGGGATACTCAAACCGTCCAATGAAATCAGTATCTCAAAGGTGTTCAGTCGCCCCCAGGAATGCTCGACCAAGGCGGCTGTCGTCGGGCGGCGCGCGCTGGCGGCATCGGCGTTTCTCCGGGGCGATTCCTTCACTATGGAATGCACCATTGAGGTTCTGAAGGAGCTGCCTGATACGGTGACGGACCCTGTCGAAGAGGTGCCGGTGCCATCCTCAAACTTGGGCCGGCACCTGGCTCTACTCCTGCAGAGCGAGGCCGGGGCAGACGTCACGTTCCTCGTGTCCGGCGAGTCCTTTGCCGCGCATAAGAGCATACTGGCCGCGAGGTCTCCGGTTttcatggctcagttctttgGAGACATGAGGGAGAAATGCTCACAGAGTGTGGTGATCGAGGACATGGAGGCTGCGGTGTTCAAGGCCCTGCTTCACTACATCTACACTGATACTGTGGCTGAATTCGACGAGAAGGGTGAGGAGATGACAATGTTAGCCCAGCACTTGCTTGCAGCTGCTGACAGATACGGGCTCGACAGGCTCAAGCTGATCTGCGAAGGCAAGCTCTCTGATGGCATCAATATTGACACTGCAGCAACGTCTCTGGCTCTAGCCGAGCTGCACAACTGTCCACGGCTCAAGGCGAAGTGCGTCCAGTTCATCATTAGAAATCGTGAGGTTCTTGATGCTGTGTTGGCAACGGAGGGGTACAAGTACCTGGCGGCAAGCTGCCCTTCGGTGCTGGCTGACCTTCTCAAGTCGAGCCTGCGCGTCGGATAA